A region of Colletotrichum higginsianum IMI 349063 chromosome 10, whole genome shotgun sequence DNA encodes the following proteins:
- a CDS encoding Duf1752 domain containing protein, with protein MPYPLATHVLTVDTNVINKVDTSNPQNLYSMWTVFAKCAESVEQGRRLENLSWRLWNRETFCCTEDEQASVTATSLPREIPQASRLQDIPQLSGSVDSENDDEAVDFSSLSAPLEIRPRIQRQDSCASTRSRGKERHITSGDFEKMVVSIIKENEPLSAPLPHITSPYMPPQKETLDLAPTSPVYEHSGSTTTESPCKSSEEEQSQEPASPEITCRTTVVHGFSPSQIPISRATAASPKVISPAAIPEPRSSPAAKPIQSKKQPMFSIGESCSSSEQGQSIDNLRSIPAPAPKRKMMFQVGGSSEEDSSLKSALASQPGSLITGQKKTTSFADHVSTRMINDDNSAIADDSETDYVDESAIDDDDDSSDWEDSIEDSNKSSIDEKTFFQRVDSKVNLTSRRSLITLMIEQKDRTSKNLGNIASQSTSALPWSRTSHPAPPTLAISPNDSDDAPLMMKRGIRSSPLKPITEVPRSAAQPIHATASHSHLQAALSPRTTRRNMLATELTESLRRNLLWERQQKSSTANAVLKRRHTSHDVANLKQYPEKVCLKDEDAPTTTNPQYFSKDTDNFGGYHSKGW; from the exons ATGCCTTATCCTCTCGCCACCCACGTCCTGACTGTGGACACCAATGTCATCAACAAGGTTGACACATCCAACCCCCAGAACCTCTACAGCATGTGGACCG TCTTTGCAAAGTGCGCAGAGTCCGTCGAACAGGGCCGCAGGTTAGAGAACCTCAGCTGGCGCCTGTGGAACCGTGAGACTTTCTGTTGCACCGAGGACGAACAAGCCTCCGTCACCGCCACGAGCCTGCCCAGAGAGATTCCCCAGGCCAGCAGGCTACAAGACATCCCTCAACTATCTGGCAGTGTCGACTCTGAAAACGACGATGAGGCCGTAGACTTCTCCTCCCTGTCCGCTCCCCTCGAGATCCGTCCTCGAATTCAGAGGCAAGACTCGTGCGCCAGCACCCGTAGCAGAGGCAAGGAACGCCACATCACATCCGGCGACTTCGAGAAGATGGTTGTCTCCATCATTAAGGAGAACGAGCCCTTGTCCGCGCCCCTGCCTCACATCACCTCGCCCTACATGCCTCCCCAGAAGGAGACGCTCGACCTGGCACCCACCTCCCCCGTCTACGAGCACTCGGGGTCAACCACCACCGAGTCTCCTTGCAAGTCATCTGAAGAGGAGCAGTCCCAGGAGCCTGCCTCCCCCGAAATCACCTGCCGCACCACCGTCGTCCATggcttctctccctctcagATCCCCATCTCGAGGGCTACCGCTGCCTCCCCCAAGGTCatctcgcccgccgccatcccCGAACCCAGATCGTCGCCCGCAGCCAAGCCCATTCAGTCCAAGAAGCAGCCCATGTTCTCCATTGGCGAGTCGTGTTCCTCGAGCGAACAGGGCCAGAGCATTGATAACCTGCGATCTATCCCTGCCCCCGCGCCTAAGCGCAAGATGATGTTCCAGGTCGGCGGCTCCTCGGAGGAGGACAGCTCCCTGAAGAGCGCTCTCGCCTCGCAGCCCGGCTCACTTATCACTggccagaagaagacgacgtcgtTTGCGGACCACGTCTCGACCCGCATgatcaacgacgacaactcgGCCATCGCTGACGACTCGGAGACCGACTACGTCGACGAGAGCGCcatcgatgacgacgacgactcgtCGGACTGGGAAGACTCGATCGAGGATAGCAACAAGTCGAGCATCGACGAGAAAACGTTCTTTCAACGCGTCGACTCCAAGGTCAACCTGACATCTCGCCGCTCGCTCATCACGCTCATGATTGAGCAGAAGGACCGCACCAGCAAGAACCTTGGCAACATCGCCTCCCAGTCCACCTCGGCACTCCCCTGGTCTCGCACCAGCCACCCGGCTCCTCCCACGCTGGCCATCTCCCCTAACGATTCGGATGACGCGCCTCTGATGATGAAGCGCGGCATTCGCTCTTCTCCTCTGAAGCCCATCACCGAAGTGCCTCGGTCCGCCGCTCAGCCCATCCACGCGACAGCCAGCCACAGTCACCTCCAGGCCGCCCTGTCGCCCCGAACCACGCGCCGCAACATGCTGGCAACAGAGCTGACTGAGTCTCTCCGTCGCAACCTCCTCTGGGAGCGCCAGCAaaagtcgtcgacggccaaTGCCGTCCTCAAGAGACGTCACACCTCGCACGACGTGGCCAACCTGAAGCAGTACCCCGAGAAGGTGTgcctcaaggacgaggacgcccCTACCACTACCAACCCCCAGTACTTTTCCAAAGACACGGATAACTTTGGAGGTTATCACTCCAAGGGATGGTGA